The Euphorbia lathyris chromosome 2, ddEupLath1.1, whole genome shotgun sequence genome includes a window with the following:
- the LOC136219812 gene encoding uncharacterized protein — MFDNDPAEGLAPRNVVRMNLKNVKEMIPLMFPNKDDVEDSLASTFRPRAQPLFQYRHYSEQQPLRLNPAEVCEVIAAVSSKTLSKFLQFSVDVVVSVLIKLLIDI; from the exons ATGTTTGATAATGATCCGGCAGAAGGCCTTGCTCCAAGAAATGTTGTCCGAATGAACTTAAAGAATGTAAAGGAAATGATTCCCTTGATGTTCCCAAATAAAGATGATGT GGAGGATTCTCTTGCAAGCACATTCCGTCCACGTGCTCAACCACTTTTCCAGTATCGTCACTACAG TGAACAGCAACCATTACGGTTGAACCCTGCTGAAGTATGCGAGGTTATTGCTGCAGTTAGCTCAAAGACATTGTCCAAATTCTTACAATTCTCAGTGGATGTGGTTGTGAGTGTCCTCATTAAACTTCTGATTGACAT ATGA
- the LOC136219811 gene encoding UPF0613 protein PB24D3.06c isoform X2 produces the protein MSSNSGSGSWDIAGPIKGKNQFRGLLFKYGSKATQVAFKTGDHKQQLVFIGGLTDGFLATEYLEPLAIALDKEKWSLVQFLMSSSYSGYGTSTLQQDAAEIDQLISYLINKEDSEGVVLLGHSTGCQDIVYYMRTNAACSRAVRAAILQAPVSDREYKATLANTAAMIDLASTMIAEGRGSEFMPREADCCPITADRYQSLCAYMGDDDMFSSDLSDDQLRTRLGHMSNTHCQVIFSMGDEYVPDYVDKKALVERLCKAMGGAEKVEIEHGNHSLSNRVVEAVQAIVDFVKREGPKGWDDPWH, from the exons ATGTCCAGCAATTCAGGCTCGGGCAGTTGGGACATAGCAGGTCCAATCAAAGGCAAGAATCAATTCCGCGGTTTGCTCTTCAAGTATGGATCCAAGGCTACCCAG GTAGCATTTAAAACAGGTGATCATAAACAACAACTTGTTTTCATTGGTGGATTAACTGATGGTTTTCTTGCAACTGA ATACTTAGAACCTTTGGCAATTGCTTTGGATAAAGAGAAATGGTCACTTGTTCAATTTCTTATGTCATCATCATACAGTGGATATGGAACTTCTACCTTACAACAA GATGCTGCAGAGATTGATCAGCTCATaagttatttgataaacaaaGAAGATTCTGAGGGTGTGGTCTTACTTGGGCACAGCACTGGTTGTCAG GATATTGTGTATTACATGCGTACCAATGCTGCATGTTCCCGAGCAGTCCGTGCCGCCATTTTACAG GCTCCAGTTAGTGATCGTGAATACAAGGCAACTCTTGCAAATACAGCTGCTATGATTGACTTGGCTTCAACTATGATAGCAGAAGGTCGGGGATCAGAATTTATGCCTAGGGAAGCAGACTGTTGCCCTATTACTGCTGATAG GTATCAGTCCCTTTGTGCTTATATGGGGGATGATGACATGTTCAGTTCTGATCTTAGTGATGATCAGCTGAGAACAAGACTTGGACATATGAGCAACACACATTGCCAG GTTATCTTTTCGATGGGTGATGAATACGTTCCAGATTATGTGGATAAGAAAGCACTGGTTGAAAG ATTGTGCAAAGCAATGGGAGGGGCAGAAAAAGTTGAAATTGAACATGGaaatcactctctctctaaCAGGGTCGTTGAAGCTGTGCAGGCAATTGTTGATTTTGTGAAAAGGGAGGGACCTAAAGGCTGGGATGATCCATGGCATTAA
- the LOC136219811 gene encoding UPF0613 protein PB24D3.06c isoform X1 has product MNISSSSSSPSSLSAPTASPTTSPSSASWFSSIVRGRSDRSSSVKMSSNSGSGSWDIAGPIKGKNQFRGLLFKYGSKATQVAFKTGDHKQQLVFIGGLTDGFLATEYLEPLAIALDKEKWSLVQFLMSSSYSGYGTSTLQQDAAEIDQLISYLINKEDSEGVVLLGHSTGCQDIVYYMRTNAACSRAVRAAILQAPVSDREYKATLANTAAMIDLASTMIAEGRGSEFMPREADCCPITADRYQSLCAYMGDDDMFSSDLSDDQLRTRLGHMSNTHCQVIFSMGDEYVPDYVDKKALVERLCKAMGGAEKVEIEHGNHSLSNRVVEAVQAIVDFVKREGPKGWDDPWH; this is encoded by the exons ATGAAtatatcttcttcttcctcctcaccCTCCTCTTTATCTGCACCAACAGCCTCCCCTACTACTTCTCCTTCCTCTGCTTCATGGTTTTCCAGCATTGTTCGCGGCCGTTCTGATCGATCCTCCAGTGTCAAAATGTCCAGCAATTCAGGCTCGGGCAGTTGGGACATAGCAGGTCCAATCAAAGGCAAGAATCAATTCCGCGGTTTGCTCTTCAAGTATGGATCCAAGGCTACCCAG GTAGCATTTAAAACAGGTGATCATAAACAACAACTTGTTTTCATTGGTGGATTAACTGATGGTTTTCTTGCAACTGA ATACTTAGAACCTTTGGCAATTGCTTTGGATAAAGAGAAATGGTCACTTGTTCAATTTCTTATGTCATCATCATACAGTGGATATGGAACTTCTACCTTACAACAA GATGCTGCAGAGATTGATCAGCTCATaagttatttgataaacaaaGAAGATTCTGAGGGTGTGGTCTTACTTGGGCACAGCACTGGTTGTCAG GATATTGTGTATTACATGCGTACCAATGCTGCATGTTCCCGAGCAGTCCGTGCCGCCATTTTACAG GCTCCAGTTAGTGATCGTGAATACAAGGCAACTCTTGCAAATACAGCTGCTATGATTGACTTGGCTTCAACTATGATAGCAGAAGGTCGGGGATCAGAATTTATGCCTAGGGAAGCAGACTGTTGCCCTATTACTGCTGATAG GTATCAGTCCCTTTGTGCTTATATGGGGGATGATGACATGTTCAGTTCTGATCTTAGTGATGATCAGCTGAGAACAAGACTTGGACATATGAGCAACACACATTGCCAG GTTATCTTTTCGATGGGTGATGAATACGTTCCAGATTATGTGGATAAGAAAGCACTGGTTGAAAG ATTGTGCAAAGCAATGGGAGGGGCAGAAAAAGTTGAAATTGAACATGGaaatcactctctctctaaCAGGGTCGTTGAAGCTGTGCAGGCAATTGTTGATTTTGTGAAAAGGGAGGGACCTAAAGGCTGGGATGATCCATGGCATTAA